The following proteins are co-located in the Desulfoscipio sp. XC116 genome:
- a CDS encoding ABC transporter ATP-binding protein has protein sequence MNNSEKYYRLQSVFKLIGSLKKHYGEMALAVASGVFNHLFTVSVSALCAYMVGLALEQKISHSWRTLFIALCVLILLRVVAYFFEMWFAHDVAFKVLADLRIMLLKAVERVSPAILLNMRSGQLASTLMSDVELLEWFFAHSFGSVFVAVIVSVILLAFLGWLHPVLPVIMLLFFAVLIFIPVARKKKADEQGASVRKELGDANAVTMEGIQGMKEILMLNNVEVYQKKNRKYMQKMYTSQHSYGKRLGTEGALLQLTVGVSTLCVMGVAAWLVFNGKLAFEYYPVVMMLAGLAFNPVIEVCNTARNFGLVFAAANRVYQVIEARALVEDNGKTVDTEAIVPEIRFENVSFRYGNELELAVKDISFTVKPGQRVALVGHSGSGKSTCVSLLLRYWDVENGSISIGGVDIREMAMDSLRELTSVVLQDVYLFNVSIRENIRLGRIDATGEEVEAAAKTALAHEFIMALPHGYETLAGERGLSLSGGQRQRIAIARAILKRSPVLILDEAVSSLDSENESKIHKSMESSYKGFTTLVVAHRLSTIMAADMLVLLKDGQVAGIGTHEELFRQNESYRSLVLPQMQGLFADPMHSNEAGQLQKVSMSACVEGACI, from the coding sequence TTGAATAACAGTGAAAAGTATTACCGGTTGCAATCTGTGTTTAAGCTTATCGGAAGCCTTAAAAAGCATTATGGCGAAATGGCTTTAGCGGTAGCCAGCGGTGTATTCAACCATTTATTCACCGTATCCGTATCCGCACTGTGCGCGTATATGGTGGGCCTGGCGCTGGAACAAAAGATTTCCCATAGCTGGCGGACGCTTTTTATCGCACTGTGCGTGTTAATTTTGTTAAGGGTGGTCGCGTATTTTTTTGAAATGTGGTTTGCTCACGATGTGGCGTTCAAGGTACTGGCGGATCTGCGCATTATGCTTCTTAAGGCAGTGGAACGGGTATCACCCGCGATTCTGCTCAATATGCGATCAGGACAGCTGGCGTCTACGCTAATGAGCGATGTTGAGCTGCTGGAATGGTTTTTTGCACATTCCTTTGGCAGTGTGTTCGTAGCGGTAATCGTATCAGTTATTTTGCTGGCATTTTTAGGGTGGCTGCATCCTGTGTTGCCTGTAATTATGCTGCTGTTCTTTGCGGTCCTTATATTTATACCTGTTGCAAGAAAAAAGAAAGCGGATGAACAGGGCGCATCCGTGCGCAAAGAACTTGGAGATGCCAACGCCGTCACTATGGAGGGAATTCAGGGCATGAAGGAAATACTCATGCTTAACAATGTGGAGGTCTATCAAAAGAAAAATCGTAAATATATGCAGAAAATGTATACCAGTCAGCACAGCTACGGCAAAAGGCTTGGCACAGAGGGCGCGCTCTTGCAGCTTACGGTTGGCGTGAGCACGCTTTGTGTGATGGGGGTGGCGGCATGGCTTGTTTTTAACGGAAAACTTGCCTTTGAGTACTATCCCGTTGTTATGATGCTTGCCGGTCTTGCCTTTAATCCGGTTATTGAGGTATGTAATACGGCCCGGAATTTCGGACTTGTTTTTGCCGCGGCAAATCGCGTTTATCAGGTTATTGAAGCAAGGGCGCTCGTGGAAGATAACGGAAAAACTGTGGATACGGAAGCTATCGTGCCTGAAATCCGTTTTGAAAATGTGTCTTTCCGCTATGGCAATGAGCTTGAGTTGGCTGTCAAGGATATTTCATTTACCGTTAAACCGGGCCAGCGGGTAGCGTTGGTAGGTCATTCGGGTTCGGGCAAGTCAACGTGCGTAAGCTTGCTGCTGCGGTACTGGGATGTTGAAAACGGCTCGATAAGCATAGGCGGCGTGGACATAAGGGAAATGGCCATGGACAGCCTGCGTGAACTTACTTCGGTGGTTTTGCAGGACGTTTACCTGTTTAACGTATCAATACGAGAGAATATAAGGCTTGGCAGAATCGATGCCACCGGCGAGGAGGTGGAAGCCGCTGCGAAAACGGCTCTAGCCCATGAATTTATCATGGCTCTTCCCCATGGGTATGAAACGTTGGCCGGGGAACGAGGGCTTTCTCTTTCGGGCGGTCAGCGCCAGCGGATTGCCATTGCGCGCGCAATACTAAAGCGCTCGCCCGTGCTTATACTGGACGAGGCTGTTTCGAGTCTGGATTCAGAAAATGAAAGCAAAATTCACAAATCAATGGAAAGCTCGTATAAGGGCTTTACAACTCTAGTTGTGGCCCACCGGCTTTCAACCATTATGGCTGCGGATATGCTTGTTTTACTGAAGGATGGGCAGGTTGCGGGAATTGGAACGCACGAGGAGCTTTTCAGGCAAAACGAGTCATACCGTTCATTAGTGTTGCCCCAGATGCAGGGATTGTTCGCCGATCCAATGCACAGCAACGAAGCCGGACAACTGCAAAAGGTATCCATGTCCGCATGTGTGGAAGGTGCGTGTATATGA
- the rpoD gene encoding RNA polymerase sigma factor RpoD, which yields MSREDSRSKQLIKDIKELIEKGRKRGVLTYHEVMDSLQGIELTPEQIDDVYEKLSAMGIEVVPDAQDIETINASPIEEEDSESGDDVEVDLTVPEGVGIDDPVRMYLKEIGRVPLLTPEREVELAKRMEDGDEEAKRLLAEANLRLVVSIAKRYVGRGMLFLDLIQEGNLGLIKAVEKFDYRKGYKFSTYATWWIRQAITRAIADQARTIRIPVHMVETINKLIRVSRQLLQELGREPLPEEIAKEMGISEEKVREILKIAQEPVSLETPIGEEEDSHLGDFIEDHDARAPAEEASFTLLREQLDDVLTTLTDREQKVLRLRFGLDDGRARTLEEVGQKFGVTRERIRQIEAKTLRKLRHPSRSKKLKDYLD from the coding sequence ATGAGCAGGGAAGACTCCAGAAGCAAACAACTCATCAAAGACATCAAGGAATTAATTGAAAAGGGCAGAAAAAGAGGAGTCTTGACTTATCACGAGGTCATGGACAGTTTACAGGGCATAGAGCTTACCCCCGAGCAAATTGATGATGTATATGAGAAATTATCTGCTATGGGTATCGAAGTGGTGCCTGACGCTCAGGATATAGAAACCATTAATGCTTCTCCTATTGAAGAAGAGGATAGTGAATCCGGTGATGATGTTGAAGTGGATTTAACCGTCCCCGAGGGCGTTGGTATAGATGACCCCGTGCGCATGTACTTGAAAGAAATCGGTCGGGTGCCTCTGCTGACACCGGAAAGGGAAGTGGAACTGGCCAAGCGGATGGAAGATGGCGATGAGGAGGCCAAACGCCTGCTGGCTGAAGCCAACTTGCGCTTGGTGGTCAGTATTGCCAAGCGTTACGTGGGTCGGGGCATGTTGTTTTTAGATCTAATTCAGGAAGGAAATCTAGGCCTGATTAAAGCTGTGGAAAAGTTTGATTACCGCAAGGGTTATAAATTCAGTACGTATGCCACTTGGTGGATCAGGCAGGCCATTACAAGGGCAATAGCCGATCAAGCCCGGACCATTCGTATTCCGGTGCATATGGTGGAAACCATCAACAAATTAATCAGGGTGAGCAGGCAGTTACTGCAGGAGCTGGGTCGCGAGCCGCTGCCTGAGGAAATTGCTAAAGAAATGGGCATTTCCGAGGAAAAGGTGCGGGAAATATTAAAGATTGCCCAAGAACCTGTGTCATTGGAAACTCCCATTGGTGAGGAGGAGGATTCTCACCTGGGCGATTTTATTGAGGATCACGACGCTCGGGCTCCGGCCGAGGAGGCTTCTTTTACGTTGCTGCGGGAGCAACTGGATGATGTGTTGACAACGCTGACTGACCGGGAACAAAAGGTGCTGCGCCTGCGTTTTGGACTGGATGATGGTCGGGCGCGGACGCTTGAAGAAGTGGGCCAGAAATTTGGTGTTACCCGGGAGCGAATTAGACAAATTGAAGCTAAGACGCTTAGAAAATTGCGCCATCCCAGCCGCAGTAAAAAGCTTAAGGATTACTTGGACTAA
- a CDS encoding deoxyguanosinetriphosphate triphosphohydrolase, whose protein sequence is MDIRQHTEAMEENYLSEFAARSNRSVGRRRPEEPCRVRTAFQRDRDRIIHSKAFRRLKHKTQVFIIPEGDHYRTRLTHTLEVAQIARTVARALCLNEDLTEAIALGHDLGHTPFGHAGESALNDIMPGGFKHNRQSLRVVEELEGGTGLNLTWEVCDGILNHTGLVRPSTLEGQVVKIADRVAYINHDIDDAIRGGVLQVQDLPAFCLDILGWKHRTRINTMVTDLIITSRDKPLIGMSSEVWQATDELRQFLFDHVYIDSEAKGEEGKARHVLQYLFAHWVKHPRDLPEEHRARSRTVGVERAVCDYIAGMTDRYAIAQFKHLFIPRSFAISENSFTASGAVVNKKMSNPEG, encoded by the coding sequence GTGGATATTCGCCAGCACACCGAGGCAATGGAAGAGAATTATTTATCTGAGTTTGCTGCGCGCAGTAATCGTTCGGTTGGCCGCAGGCGTCCCGAAGAACCGTGCCGGGTCAGAACGGCATTCCAGCGCGATCGCGATAGAATTATCCATTCCAAAGCCTTTCGCCGCTTAAAGCACAAAACCCAGGTTTTTATCATCCCCGAAGGTGACCACTATCGCACCAGGCTTACCCATACCCTGGAGGTGGCCCAGATAGCTCGTACGGTAGCCAGGGCACTGTGCCTGAATGAAGACTTGACTGAAGCTATAGCATTGGGGCATGATCTGGGACATACTCCATTCGGTCATGCCGGAGAAAGCGCCCTTAATGACATTATGCCGGGTGGATTTAAACATAACCGGCAGAGTCTGCGGGTGGTGGAAGAACTGGAGGGAGGCACGGGGCTAAACCTGACCTGGGAAGTATGTGACGGTATTTTAAACCACACCGGGCTGGTACGCCCGTCAACTTTGGAGGGCCAGGTGGTTAAAATAGCTGACCGGGTGGCTTATATAAACCACGATATTGATGACGCCATTCGGGGAGGAGTTTTGCAAGTACAGGATCTGCCGGCTTTTTGCCTGGATATACTTGGTTGGAAGCACCGCACTCGTATTAACACAATGGTGACGGATTTAATTATCACCAGCCGGGATAAGCCGCTGATTGGTATGAGCAGTGAAGTGTGGCAGGCTACAGACGAGTTGAGACAATTTCTTTTTGATCATGTTTACATTGATTCCGAGGCCAAAGGGGAAGAGGGTAAGGCCCGGCATGTGTTGCAATATCTTTTTGCCCACTGGGTTAAGCATCCGCGGGATCTGCCTGAGGAACACCGCGCCAGATCCCGGACCGTGGGTGTGGAGCGGGCCGTATGCGATTACATCGCGGGTATGACCGACCGCTATGCTATCGCCCAGTTTAAACATTTGTTTATACCCCGGTCTTTTGCTATTTCCGAAAATAGCTTTACCGCTTCCGGGGCTGTCGTGAACAAAAAAATGTCGAACCCGGAAGGATAA
- a CDS encoding ABC transporter permease — protein MTKFVIKRIILLFPILFVVTVVTFALSTLSAGDPAAIVARSEAGVISQKAVDIVKSELGLDKSYPMQYREWLKGVVRFDLGNSYKTKAPVSSELMARLPATLMLTAYAATIMFIVSLIVGVLGALYPNSLIDKAAKLLSFATVSIPPFVLGLLLLFVFGVKLKLVDIVGGVGTKSVWLPAITLGISHCGPFIMLIRNNMLDVMGKGYIKAARARGVSETVIVARHALRNSILPALTKLGVTVGSMIGGSAVIEALFSWPGLGQLALNSIYNKDIPVLQGFMLFAAALIIIVNLIVDVIYKAVDTRIKIT, from the coding sequence ATGACCAAGTTTGTTATAAAAAGGATAATATTACTTTTTCCAATACTCTTTGTTGTTACGGTTGTAACATTTGCGCTGAGCACCCTGTCGGCGGGGGATCCGGCGGCTATCGTTGCAAGATCGGAAGCGGGAGTCATCTCACAGAAAGCCGTGGATATTGTAAAATCGGAATTGGGACTTGATAAGTCTTATCCTATGCAGTACAGAGAATGGCTAAAGGGCGTCGTCCGGTTTGATTTGGGCAACTCCTACAAAACAAAAGCGCCGGTTTCTTCAGAACTGATGGCCCGTCTTCCCGCCACGCTTATGCTCACTGCATATGCAGCTACGATTATGTTCATTGTTTCGCTGATCGTTGGGGTATTAGGGGCGCTATATCCCAATTCCTTAATAGATAAGGCAGCGAAGCTGCTGTCGTTTGCAACGGTATCCATTCCTCCGTTCGTGCTGGGACTGTTGTTACTGTTTGTTTTCGGAGTAAAACTAAAGCTGGTAGATATCGTCGGCGGTGTTGGCACAAAAAGCGTATGGCTTCCGGCTATAACCCTTGGAATAAGCCACTGCGGTCCGTTTATCATGCTGATCAGGAACAATATGCTTGACGTTATGGGAAAGGGCTACATAAAGGCAGCAAGAGCAAGAGGAGTCAGCGAGACGGTAATTGTAGCCAGGCACGCGCTGCGCAATTCCATTCTGCCCGCGCTTACAAAGCTTGGCGTAACGGTCGGGAGCATGATAGGAGGTTCCGCGGTAATAGAGGCGCTTTTTTCATGGCCGGGGCTTGGCCAATTGGCGTTGAACTCTATATACAACAAGGACATTCCCGTATTACAGGGTTTTATGCTGTTTGCCGCTGCTTTAATTATCATAGTCAACCTGATTGTCGATGTCATTTATAAAGCGGTTGACACTAGGATAAAGATTACTTAG
- a CDS encoding NAD(P)H-dependent oxidoreductase produces MLIIAINGSPNSEGNTSLMLRTALEEITAMGGEGHFMQASDLLAKAKVPYCLACSNPCEGICFRGTALEAAYEMLRRCDGIIMGSPVYFCTVSAQLKAFWDKTRNLRKDKALLNVVGGALAVGAGRFGGQETALRAMQDMMLCQGMTVVGDGFIDDDSGHLGACTQRLAKDDQDGLKRTRILARRVLEVARATVGLRAHRTQGK; encoded by the coding sequence ATGCTTATTATAGCGATAAACGGCAGTCCCAACTCTGAGGGCAATACATCTTTGATGCTTCGGACCGCACTGGAAGAAATAACGGCTATGGGCGGTGAAGGACATTTTATGCAAGCCTCCGACTTGCTGGCGAAAGCTAAAGTGCCCTATTGTCTGGCTTGTTCCAATCCATGTGAAGGCATATGTTTTCGCGGTACAGCGCTGGAAGCTGCTTATGAAATGTTACGCCGTTGCGACGGCATTATTATGGGCAGTCCGGTGTATTTCTGCACTGTATCGGCACAGCTTAAAGCTTTTTGGGATAAAACCCGTAATTTGCGCAAGGATAAGGCATTGCTTAACGTGGTGGGTGGTGCATTGGCGGTGGGCGCGGGCCGTTTTGGCGGCCAGGAAACCGCCTTACGGGCTATGCAGGATATGATGTTATGTCAGGGTATGACCGTAGTGGGGGATGGGTTTATTGATGATGATTCCGGGCACTTGGGTGCTTGCACCCAGCGTCTGGCCAAGGATGACCAGGATGGGTTGAAGCGCACCCGGATTTTGGCGCGGCGGGTGTTGGAAGTTGCGCGGGCTACTGTCGGTCTACGCGCCCACCGGACCCAGGGGAAATAA
- a CDS encoding ABC transporter ATP-binding protein has product MGTYLRLASFLKTAPRETVLKVLIGLFISAAGFLQAFMVAGVINAVFNRRPYAEIMPFIAGVLFAILFKAFWVRYQEGFAKKMGAKIKRNIRQTLIEKLLRLGPAYQDGKRSGGIQSLVTDGVESFEVFLVQYIPHIFVVLISVGAAITYIFMVDPFVSVLILLAAVLAIIVPHLFMPAISKLMIEYWQSYAHLNAQYIDAMQGMSTLKAFNVSKRTQQNLNKDARRFAKSSIDNTGMSLSDSAVIILLCAAGTALAVGIAAWHTYQGSLSASALLTILFLAGESMRPLYELNVYWHGSYLGFSVAEELYEVLDTSVELSVPEGAGKNRLMRTPPEITLKNVTFKYRDDGGNALSNVTIHIKPGQTAAVVGKSGSGKSTLVNLLLRFYDPQQGRVMIGGHEVRDYPLDYLRDQIAVVFQDTYLFYGTVEENLLMANSEATADECIAAAKAANAHDFIMALPQGYQTIVGERGATLSGGERQRISIARTILKDSPVLILDEATSNVDISGESVIQEALERLMKERTTVIIAHRLSTIKQAEVIYVLDNGRLCEAGTHDALAQCEKGVYTKLVQAQEKARQVV; this is encoded by the coding sequence ATGGGAACTTATCTGCGCCTGGCTTCTTTTCTTAAGACGGCTCCGAGAGAAACCGTACTGAAAGTGCTTATTGGTTTGTTCATCAGCGCCGCAGGCTTTTTACAGGCGTTTATGGTTGCCGGAGTAATCAACGCTGTATTTAACAGGCGGCCATACGCAGAGATAATGCCTTTTATCGCGGGCGTTTTATTCGCGATTCTTTTCAAAGCCTTCTGGGTGCGTTATCAAGAAGGATTTGCCAAAAAAATGGGGGCCAAGATCAAGAGGAATATACGCCAGACTTTAATTGAAAAGCTCCTGCGCTTGGGACCGGCCTATCAGGATGGCAAACGCAGCGGCGGCATCCAGTCGCTTGTTACCGACGGCGTGGAATCCTTTGAAGTTTTTCTTGTTCAGTATATACCTCATATATTCGTTGTGCTTATCTCCGTAGGGGCGGCGATTACCTATATATTCATGGTTGACCCGTTTGTCAGCGTCCTTATATTGCTGGCGGCCGTACTTGCCATAATAGTGCCGCACCTTTTTATGCCGGCGATTTCAAAACTTATGATTGAATACTGGCAGTCCTATGCGCATCTTAACGCCCAGTATATCGATGCTATGCAGGGAATGAGCACGCTCAAGGCGTTTAACGTAAGTAAACGAACGCAGCAAAATCTTAACAAAGACGCCAGGCGCTTTGCTAAATCCTCTATAGACAATACGGGAATGTCCTTATCGGATTCCGCCGTTATTATATTGCTTTGCGCGGCGGGGACTGCTCTGGCGGTGGGAATAGCGGCTTGGCATACCTATCAGGGGAGCCTATCGGCTTCGGCGCTGCTGACGATCCTGTTCCTGGCTGGAGAAAGCATGCGGCCGCTTTATGAGCTTAATGTCTACTGGCACGGTAGTTACCTCGGATTCTCAGTGGCGGAGGAGCTTTATGAAGTCCTTGATACTTCGGTAGAACTGAGCGTACCGGAGGGAGCGGGCAAAAACAGGCTTATGCGGACCCCACCGGAAATCACGCTCAAAAACGTTACGTTTAAATATCGGGATGACGGGGGCAATGCGCTGAGTAACGTGACTATACATATTAAACCTGGTCAGACGGCGGCCGTAGTTGGAAAATCCGGCTCGGGAAAATCAACGTTGGTTAATTTGCTGCTTAGATTTTATGATCCTCAGCAGGGCAGGGTCATGATAGGCGGTCATGAAGTGCGGGATTATCCTCTTGATTATCTGCGTGATCAGATTGCGGTTGTTTTTCAGGATACTTATTTGTTTTACGGCACGGTTGAAGAGAACCTGCTCATGGCAAATTCTGAGGCAACCGCCGACGAATGCATTGCGGCGGCCAAAGCGGCCAACGCTCACGATTTTATCATGGCGTTGCCGCAGGGGTATCAGACGATTGTGGGAGAAAGGGGCGCGACGCTTTCCGGCGGCGAAAGGCAGCGTATCTCTATTGCCCGAACCATTCTTAAGGACTCCCCTGTGTTGATTCTGGACGAGGCTACCTCAAACGTCGATATCTCGGGAGAAAGCGTTATCCAGGAGGCGCTCGAACGGCTGATGAAGGAAAGAACGACGGTTATTATTGCTCACAGACTGTCAACCATAAAGCAGGCCGAGGTTATTTATGTTTTGGATAACGGCAGACTGTGTGAAGCCGGAACCCATGATGCGCTCGCTCAGTGTGAAAAAGGCGTTTATACAAAACTTGTGCAGGCGCAGGAGAAAGCGAGGCAGGTTGTTTGA
- the dnaG gene encoding DNA primase, giving the protein MGGFIHEEIIENIRLRADIVQVISDYVTLQKKGRNYVGHCPFHQESDPSFTVTPDKQIFYCFGCNAGGNVFKFIMMQHNLSFPEAVKMLGERVGVAVPDGYTPQVRERLRREEKAWKINAVARDFYQSVLLQYSEAVAAREYIAARGLTADIIKNFGLGYAPASWDALIKYMGGKGVSLSDLLKVGLAVSGERNAYDRFRSRLMFPISDARGRVVGFGGRVLGDGLPKYLNTAETDYFSKSKILYGLDRARQAIRETGYVVITEGYMDTIAAHQYGITNTVASLGTSLTKEHGRLLMNYTREVIIAYDADAAGVAAAVRGLDILQELGCRVRVLSLPEGKDPDEFLRLRGLDQWKRQVENATPLVEFKLQRALAKYTDGPMAKDAILEEVLPALAAMPGELEKNEAIRLIAARLFTSYHAVAEELQRFSNSNRKKTTKPDKITKIKHNINSKKLGIDFGKRAEYGLIRLILEDPKIIDTVASELPGNFFQDVFCYEVYAKILNIYKRSLSYTLSAVFDYLEEEYQEKLGAMLMEPVPGENPELLLHGYIAAIRRRQLLEHRGQLQDALAGAEKAGDQDEIIRILREIGFTDQTLKGGECCHEQGRLQKQTTHQRHQGIN; this is encoded by the coding sequence TTGGGCGGGTTTATTCATGAGGAAATAATAGAAAATATTCGGTTGCGTGCAGATATCGTACAGGTTATTTCCGATTATGTAACGCTGCAGAAAAAAGGCCGCAACTATGTGGGCCATTGTCCGTTTCACCAGGAATCCGACCCGTCATTTACCGTTACACCCGACAAACAAATTTTTTATTGTTTTGGTTGTAATGCCGGCGGTAATGTTTTTAAGTTTATTATGATGCAGCATAATCTATCGTTTCCTGAAGCTGTTAAAATGCTGGGGGAAAGGGTAGGGGTGGCGGTTCCCGATGGTTATACTCCCCAAGTGCGGGAGCGTTTGCGCCGGGAGGAAAAAGCATGGAAAATAAACGCAGTAGCCAGGGATTTCTATCAATCTGTGCTGCTGCAGTACTCCGAGGCTGTTGCTGCAAGGGAATATATAGCCGCCAGGGGTCTTACTGCGGATATTATCAAAAATTTTGGGCTTGGTTATGCGCCTGCATCATGGGACGCGCTGATTAAGTATATGGGGGGTAAAGGTGTAAGCCTGTCCGATCTATTAAAGGTGGGATTGGCGGTCAGCGGTGAACGTAATGCTTATGATCGGTTCCGGTCCCGTTTGATGTTTCCTATATCTGATGCCCGAGGGCGGGTGGTTGGTTTTGGCGGGCGGGTGCTTGGCGATGGGTTGCCCAAGTATTTAAATACTGCGGAAACGGATTATTTCAGTAAAAGTAAAATACTGTATGGCCTTGACCGGGCCAGGCAAGCCATTCGCGAAACGGGATACGTTGTTATAACCGAGGGTTACATGGATACCATAGCTGCTCACCAATACGGTATAACCAATACGGTAGCCTCGTTGGGCACCAGTTTGACCAAGGAACACGGACGCTTGTTAATGAACTATACCAGGGAAGTGATTATTGCCTACGATGCTGATGCTGCGGGAGTAGCCGCGGCAGTGCGGGGACTTGATATATTGCAGGAGTTGGGCTGCCGGGTGAGGGTGCTTTCATTGCCCGAAGGCAAGGATCCGGATGAATTTTTGCGGCTCCGGGGACTTGACCAATGGAAACGGCAGGTGGAAAATGCCACACCGCTGGTTGAGTTTAAGCTGCAAAGAGCTTTGGCTAAATATACAGACGGGCCTATGGCCAAAGACGCTATACTGGAAGAAGTATTGCCGGCTCTGGCAGCTATGCCGGGTGAGCTGGAAAAAAATGAAGCTATACGTTTGATAGCCGCCAGGTTGTTCACCAGCTACCATGCTGTGGCGGAGGAGTTGCAAAGATTTTCCAATAGCAATCGAAAAAAAACTACAAAACCGGATAAAATTACTAAAATTAAGCATAATATAAATAGTAAAAAATTAGGCATTGATTTTGGCAAAAGAGCCGAATATGGTTTGATACGATTAATCCTGGAAGATCCTAAAATAATAGATACCGTGGCCAGTGAATTACCGGGCAATTTTTTTCAGGATGTTTTTTGTTATGAGGTTTATGCAAAAATATTAAATATATATAAACGGTCTTTATCGTATACATTATCAGCGGTGTTTGATTACCTGGAAGAGGAGTATCAAGAAAAATTGGGTGCTATGTTAATGGAGCCGGTTCCCGGTGAAAATCCCGAGCTATTATTACATGGTTATATAGCCGCTATAAGAAGGCGGCAGCTGCTTGAGCACCGTGGGCAATTGCAGGATGCGCTGGCCGGTGCGGAGAAAGCCGGAGACCAGGATGAAATAATACGCATTTTGCGCGAAATAGGTTTTACTGATCAAACCCTGAAGGGAGGGGAATGTTGCCATGAGCAGGGAAGACTCCAGAAGCAAACAACTCATCAAAGACATCAAGGAATTAATTGA
- the thpR gene encoding RNA 2',3'-cyclic phosphodiesterase, with the protein MDRQVMRVLQSRLFWAVNLPVDVKRKLVNLQSYLRTAQANVKWVEQHNLHLTVKFLGDVADSRISEIVRNVNEAAAGTGVFTLTLSGLGFFPGSRRPRIIWVGVQDELHKFRLLHKRVEECMAVLGWASDSQSFAPHLTLGRLRTPRDGQVLVSKADKLCGDLGIIGDITVSGIDLMKSELTRKGPVYQVLASVQLNT; encoded by the coding sequence TTGGACAGGCAGGTGATGCGGGTGCTGCAGTCACGTCTTTTTTGGGCTGTCAATTTACCAGTGGATGTCAAAAGAAAGCTAGTTAATTTACAATCATATTTACGAACCGCACAGGCAAATGTTAAATGGGTTGAACAGCATAACTTACACTTAACTGTGAAATTTTTAGGTGATGTTGCTGATAGTCGGATCAGTGAAATTGTCCGCAATGTAAATGAAGCCGCTGCCGGAACAGGTGTTTTTACGCTTACCTTGAGCGGGCTTGGCTTTTTTCCCGGGTCGCGGCGTCCTCGGATTATCTGGGTGGGAGTGCAAGACGAGTTGCACAAATTTCGCTTGTTGCACAAGCGAGTGGAAGAATGTATGGCTGTTTTAGGTTGGGCTTCGGACAGTCAAAGCTTTGCGCCGCACTTAACTTTGGGACGGCTGCGTACACCCCGGGACGGGCAAGTCCTGGTGAGCAAAGCAGATAAGCTGTGCGGCGATTTGGGAATCATCGGCGACATAACGGTGTCCGGTATTGATTTAATGAAAAGCGAGCTTACCCGCAAAGGACCGGTATATCAAGTGTTGGCTTCGGTGCAATTAAACACTTAA
- a CDS encoding class I SAM-dependent methyltransferase: protein MQFNERIKTYWEGEAEGYSQGIERELRDFHRKAWKELILEYAPKKSELDILDIGTGPGFFPIILSEGNHRVTGIDLTENMIRFAKKNLEAEGCEATLLSMDCHNLAFEDNSFDLVICRNLTWTLDNPSRAYEEWLRVLRTGGRLLVFDACWYLHLFDEKKKKAYFEKEKEIKEKYGRKFHEHRNQAEGEELSKKLFMSDKVRPLWDLEKMLSMGFSKVFANCSIDKRTCNEMEIELHSLRPSFLVGGEK, encoded by the coding sequence ATGCAGTTTAATGAGCGGATAAAAACCTACTGGGAAGGCGAAGCGGAGGGCTACAGTCAGGGAATCGAAAGGGAACTCAGGGATTTCCACAGGAAAGCTTGGAAAGAGCTTATCCTTGAATACGCCCCTAAAAAGAGTGAGCTAGATATTCTTGATATAGGTACAGGCCCGGGCTTTTTCCCGATCATACTTTCTGAGGGAAATCACAGGGTTACGGGTATCGATCTGACGGAAAACATGATACGTTTCGCGAAAAAGAACCTGGAGGCTGAAGGATGCGAAGCTACCTTGCTTTCGATGGACTGCCATAATCTTGCTTTCGAAGACAACTCTTTCGATCTTGTAATTTGCCGCAATCTTACTTGGACGCTCGACAACCCCTCGCGTGCTTATGAGGAATGGTTGCGAGTGCTTCGTACTGGGGGCCGTTTGCTGGTATTCGACGCCTGCTGGTATCTGCACCTGTTTGATGAGAAAAAGAAAAAAGCGTATTTTGAAAAAGAAAAAGAAATCAAAGAAAAATATGGGCGCAAATTCCATGAGCATAGGAATCAGGCGGAGGGCGAGGAACTTAGCAAAAAACTGTTTATGAGCGATAAGGTTCGCCCTCTGTGGGATCTGGAGAAAATGCTTTCCATGGGTTTTTCAAAGGTATTTGCCAACTGTTCGATTGATAAGCGCACCTGCAATGAAATGGAGATAGAACTTCATTCTTTGAGGCCGTCGTTCCTTGTCGGGGGTGAAAAGTAG